TTGGGCAAAACAATTGCGGGCCATTGCGCAAGCAGGACATGCTTACAGTGAAAACCCTTATGATCTAGAACGGTTTGATCAAATAGCGGAAATAGCACACAAGATGTTTGCTGAATTGACTGAAACGCCAGTTGCAAAAATATCAGAGTTGTTTGTTGCTGAATCTGGTTATCCAACACCTAAAGTTGACGTGAGAGCAGGTGTCATTCAAGAAAATAAAATTTTACTGGTTAAAGAGCGTGCCGACGGGTTATGGACTTTACCCGGTGGATTTGCAGATGTATGTGAAACGCCAAGCGAAGCGGTTGTACGAGAAACATTGGAAGAGTCCGGTTACATCGTTAACAAGGCTAAATTAATCGCTGTGAAAGATCGAGATAGCCATAATTACTTACCTAAATATCCGTTCCACATTTATAAAATGTTCTTTTTGTGTGATTTGATTGGCGGAGAGCCTACAGTTAATTTGGAAGCGTCGGATATTGGATTTTTTGCGTTAAACAATATACCTGAGTTATCACAAGGTAGAACGTCGTTAGACGATATTAAAAGGGTATTTGATTTTACTGCGGGTAAAATTGATCAGGTTTATTGTGACTAATTGCTGCCGTTATGTAATTTGTTACGCATAAGCCAATTAAATGTACTAGTGGTGAAAACATTGATAAAACAAGTCATGACTAGCCAACTCAAAACTACACTTACTATTTGTATATTTTTGCTAATTACCGTTGGCTTAACTCTTTTATTTACTGGTGACGATACAGCGCAAGAAGCTTATTCACAAGAATCTGTCGATAATTCGCCATCGTTAACACTACCAACATTACTTAACTATTCAGTATCAAAAGGTGCCGCTCAGGGGTATGTTGACGATAGATTATGTAGCAATTGTCATGCCCAGCATAGCCAGACCTTTCAACATGTTGGCATGTCCCATTCTTTCGGTACACCTGCTGTAATGAAAAAA
This genomic window from Saccharobesus litoralis contains:
- a CDS encoding NUDIX hydrolase; the protein is MSQNSPWFDWAKQLRAIAQAGHAYSENPYDLERFDQIAEIAHKMFAELTETPVAKISELFVAESGYPTPKVDVRAGVIQENKILLVKERADGLWTLPGGFADVCETPSEAVVRETLEESGYIVNKAKLIAVKDRDSHNYLPKYPFHIYKMFFLCDLIGGEPTVNLEASDIGFFALNNIPELSQGRTSLDDIKRVFDFTAGKIDQVYCD